A section of the Streptomyces xinghaiensis S187 genome encodes:
- a CDS encoding O-methyltransferase, whose amino-acid sequence MRRLRGQERAITGNRQTSWAFADAFVAEDETLLWARDRAREAGLRSVSAGTGAALRLLAATVDAKAVAEIGTGTGVSGIHLLHGMRPDGVLTTVDTDPECQQFARQAFRAAGFAANRARFIPGHALDVLPRLADGGYDLVFCDGDRAECLDYLDESLRLLRPGGLVVFEGVFAHGRTMDASAQPLEVQRLRELLRTVRESTVLLSSLLPVGDGLLCAVKRGP is encoded by the coding sequence TTGCGTCGACTACGGGGACAGGAGAGGGCCATTACCGGCAACCGGCAGACGAGCTGGGCGTTCGCCGATGCGTTCGTCGCCGAGGACGAGACCCTGCTCTGGGCCCGGGACCGGGCCCGCGAGGCGGGGCTCCGCTCGGTGTCGGCCGGCACCGGTGCCGCCCTGCGCCTGCTCGCCGCCACGGTGGACGCCAAGGCCGTGGCGGAGATCGGCACCGGCACCGGCGTCTCCGGGATCCATCTTCTGCACGGCATGCGGCCGGACGGCGTGCTCACGACTGTGGACACCGACCCCGAGTGCCAGCAGTTCGCGCGCCAGGCCTTCCGCGCGGCCGGCTTCGCCGCCAACCGCGCCCGCTTCATCCCCGGCCACGCGCTGGACGTGCTGCCCCGGCTGGCCGACGGCGGTTACGACCTCGTCTTCTGCGACGGCGACCGCGCCGAGTGCCTCGACTACCTCGATGAATCGTTGCGCCTGCTCCGCCCCGGCGGTCTGGTGGTCTTCGAGGGCGTCTTCGCCCACGGCCGCACCATGGACGCCTCGGCCCAGCCGCTGGAGGTGCAGCGGCTGCGCGAACTGCTGCGCACCGTGCGGGAGAGCACGGTGCTGCTCTCCTCGCTGCTCCCGGTCGGCGACGGCCTGCTCTGCGCGGTCAAGCGCGGCCCGTAG
- a CDS encoding sec-independent translocase: MFNDIGALELVALVILAVLVFGPEKLPKVIQDTSRFIRKIRDFSESAKADIRSELGPEFKDFEFDDLNPKNFVRKQLLENDELGIKEIRSSLDLRKEMNEVADAVNGRDGDASGGDSASGSRLSLEKSPGGTGSAGGGPDLLRKRDGLEPGERPPFDVDAT, translated from the coding sequence GTGTTCAACGACATAGGCGCACTGGAGCTCGTGGCGCTCGTGATCCTCGCGGTGCTCGTCTTCGGCCCGGAGAAGCTGCCCAAGGTGATCCAGGACACCTCGCGCTTCATTCGGAAGATCCGGGACTTCTCGGAGAGCGCCAAGGCGGATATCCGCTCGGAACTGGGCCCCGAGTTCAAGGACTTCGAATTCGACGACCTGAACCCGAAGAACTTCGTCCGCAAGCAGCTCCTGGAGAACGACGAGCTCGGGATCAAGGAGATCCGCAGCAGCCTCGACCTCCGCAAGGAGATGAACGAGGTGGCGGACGCCGTCAACGGCCGGGACGGTGACGCGTCCGGCGGCGACTCCGCGAGTGGTTCCCGTCTCTCCCTGGAGAAGTCCCCGGGTGGTACGGGGAGCGCGGGCGGCGGCCCCGACCTGCTGCGGAAGCGGGACGGGCTGGAGCCGGGCGAGCGTCCGCCCTTCGATGTGGATGCCACCTGA
- the sigE gene encoding RNA polymerase sigma factor SigE — translation MVGAPLDTTRATRGGAAAAGDRGVLRRLRRYSGEPKSVTDTADRPRPADSTATATFSTTASFGEGESPAWTPPSWEEIVSTHSARVYRLAYRLTGNQHDAEDLTQEVFVRVFRSLSTYTPGTFEGWLHRITTNLFLDMVRRRQRIRFDALGDDAAERLPSREPSPQQHFHDAHFDADVQQALDTLAPEFRAAVVLCDIEGLSYEEIAATLGVKLGTVRSRIHRGRSHLRKALRHRSPAARAEQRAFATALPGQGGLGGEVGTA, via the coding sequence ATGGTAGGTGCTCCACTGGACACCACCAGAGCCACCAGGGGAGGTGCGGCTGCAGCCGGTGACCGGGGGGTGCTCCGCCGCCTCCGCAGGTACTCCGGTGAGCCGAAATCCGTGACCGACACCGCTGACCGTCCGCGTCCCGCCGACTCCACCGCCACCGCGACCTTCTCCACGACGGCGTCGTTCGGTGAGGGGGAGTCCCCCGCGTGGACCCCTCCCAGCTGGGAGGAGATCGTCAGCACCCACAGCGCGCGGGTCTACCGCCTGGCCTACCGCCTGACGGGAAACCAGCACGACGCCGAGGACCTCACCCAGGAGGTCTTCGTCCGCGTCTTCCGCTCGCTGTCCACCTACACCCCCGGCACCTTCGAGGGCTGGCTGCACCGGATCACGACCAATCTCTTCCTGGACATGGTCCGCCGCCGGCAGCGCATCCGCTTCGACGCCCTCGGGGACGACGCCGCCGAGCGGCTCCCCAGCCGCGAGCCCTCCCCGCAGCAGCACTTCCACGACGCCCACTTCGACGCCGACGTGCAGCAGGCGCTGGACACCCTGGCCCCCGAGTTCCGCGCCGCCGTCGTGCTGTGCGACATCGAGGGGCTGTCCTACGAGGAGATCGCCGCCACCCTCGGCGTGAAGCTCGGCACCGTGCGCAGCCGCATCCACCGCGGCCGCTCCCACCTGCGCAAGGCGCTCCGGCACCGGTCGCCCGCGGCCCGTGCCGAGCAGCGCGCCTTCGCCACCGCGCTCCCGGGACAGGGAGGACTCGGAGGAGAGGTCGGGACGGCGTGA
- the folP gene encoding dihydropteroate synthase, with product MLRLGKREFGEHEPVVMAIVNRTPDSFYDQGSTFRDEPALARVEQAIAEGAAIVDIGGVKAGPGEEVTAEEEARRTVGFVAEVRRRHPEVVISVDTWRHEVAEAVCEAGADLLNDAWGGADPQLAAVAARYGAGLVCTHAGGAEPRTRPHRVAYEDVMADILRVTLGLAERAVELGVRRDGILIDPGHDFGKNTRHSLEATRRLGEMTATGWPVLVSLSNKDFVGETLDRPVKQRLTGTLAATAVSAWLGARVYRVHEVAETRQVLDMVASIAGHRPPAVARRGLA from the coding sequence GTGCTGCGGCTGGGGAAGCGCGAGTTCGGCGAGCACGAGCCGGTGGTCATGGCCATCGTCAACCGCACCCCGGACTCCTTCTACGACCAGGGCTCCACCTTCCGGGACGAGCCCGCGCTGGCCCGCGTCGAACAGGCGATCGCCGAGGGTGCCGCCATCGTGGACATAGGCGGTGTCAAGGCCGGCCCCGGCGAGGAGGTCACGGCCGAGGAGGAGGCGCGGCGCACCGTCGGCTTCGTGGCCGAGGTGCGGCGGCGCCATCCGGAGGTGGTGATCAGCGTCGACACCTGGCGCCACGAGGTCGCCGAGGCGGTCTGCGAGGCGGGGGCCGATCTGCTCAACGACGCCTGGGGCGGGGCCGATCCGCAGCTCGCCGCGGTCGCCGCCCGGTACGGCGCCGGCCTGGTCTGCACCCACGCGGGCGGCGCCGAGCCGCGCACCCGCCCGCACCGGGTGGCGTACGAGGACGTGATGGCCGACATCCTCCGGGTCACCCTGGGCCTGGCCGAACGGGCGGTCGAGCTGGGGGTGCGCCGTGACGGCATCCTCATCGACCCGGGCCACGACTTCGGCAAGAACACCCGGCACTCCCTGGAGGCCACCCGCCGGCTCGGCGAGATGACGGCCACGGGCTGGCCGGTGCTGGTCTCCCTGTCGAACAAGGACTTCGTCGGGGAGACCCTCGACCGGCCGGTCAAGCAGCGGCTGACGGGCACGCTCGCGGCGACCGCGGTCTCGGCGTGGCTGGGGGCCCGCGTCTACCGGGTGCACGAGGTGGCCGAGACCCGGCAGGTGCTCGACATGGTCGCGTCCATCGCGGGCCACCGGCCCCCGGCCGTGGCCCGCCGCGGACTGGCCTGA
- a CDS encoding S1C family serine protease, which yields MNQGKATGPKPQWWSRPRGGTAPDPAPDPERPPVTEPPPAAPPAASGPGTPADPVPPSGPPAPGVPPERLPAPPSVPPPAPVPSAPDAERPAGEPGHPSDPYSTPPYGTPGPWAPAPPVQRPAVTPARGTALPAEKAVPPPPGGTGAEDAAAGRLPAAVPPAGADGTVPPPAAEPAVPPQGPPVPAAGAPAGEGSAPAAAPAAAPAAATEPAASPAAPAPAGDAASEGAAPSSPATGGASPGPAPAPVPAGPAAGPPAAPVPPAAPSAGGTGGHWERYDPWRAPGSPVTGTAFPSPDGPEPAARLRRSPSRGALLAGALLLTLVAGGIGGGVGAYIERNGGVVDVALPQAPAEDRPRDPRSIAGIAEAALPGVVTFHVKGGGKEGTGTGFVLDRRGHILTNNHVVEAAASGGDISVTFSGGTTAEAEIVGRDSGYDLAVVRVSGVRGLRPLRLGNSDSVRVGDPVVAIGAPYDLAGTVTSGIISAKERPITAGGGDDGGSDVSYVDAIQTDAPINPGNSGGPLMDGEGRVIGINSAIRAADDETGLGASQGGSIGLGFAIPVNQGKRVAEELINTGRATHPVIGVTLDMRFTGDGARVGVDDGDRPAVTPDGPGDRAGIRAGDVITAVNGARVHNGEELIVKIRAHRPGDRLELTLERDGRERTLRLTLGSASDDR from the coding sequence ATGAACCAGGGCAAGGCCACCGGCCCGAAGCCGCAGTGGTGGAGCCGCCCGCGGGGCGGCACCGCCCCCGATCCGGCACCGGACCCCGAGCGGCCCCCCGTCACCGAGCCGCCCCCCGCCGCCCCGCCCGCCGCGAGCGGCCCGGGCACCCCGGCCGATCCCGTCCCCCCTTCCGGCCCTCCGGCTCCCGGGGTGCCCCCGGAGCGACTCCCCGCGCCGCCCTCCGTGCCACCGCCCGCGCCGGTCCCGTCCGCCCCGGACGCGGAACGGCCCGCCGGGGAGCCGGGGCACCCGTCCGATCCCTACAGCACCCCGCCTTACGGCACCCCCGGCCCCTGGGCCCCCGCGCCGCCGGTCCAGCGTCCGGCGGTGACCCCGGCCCGGGGCACGGCCCTGCCGGCGGAGAAGGCGGTCCCTCCGCCGCCGGGCGGGACGGGCGCGGAGGACGCGGCCGCCGGCCGGCTCCCCGCGGCCGTACCGCCGGCCGGGGCGGATGGCACCGTGCCGCCGCCCGCCGCGGAACCCGCCGTGCCGCCGCAGGGCCCGCCCGTACCGGCCGCCGGTGCCCCGGCCGGGGAGGGCTCCGCACCCGCCGCCGCACCCGCCGCCGCACCCGCCGCCGCGACCGAGCCCGCGGCCTCTCCCGCCGCCCCCGCACCGGCTGGTGACGCGGCATCGGAGGGCGCGGCGCCGTCGTCCCCGGCAACCGGCGGTGCCTCGCCGGGGCCGGCGCCCGCGCCCGTTCCCGCCGGACCGGCTGCCGGGCCCCCGGCCGCACCGGTCCCGCCGGCCGCGCCGTCGGCGGGGGGAACCGGCGGGCACTGGGAGCGGTACGACCCCTGGCGCGCTCCCGGCTCCCCGGTCACCGGGACTGCCTTCCCCTCCCCGGACGGGCCGGAGCCCGCCGCGCGCCTTCGCCGGAGCCCCTCCCGGGGCGCCCTGCTGGCCGGCGCGCTGCTGCTCACGCTGGTGGCCGGAGGCATCGGCGGCGGCGTCGGCGCGTACATCGAACGCAACGGCGGCGTGGTCGACGTCGCGCTGCCGCAGGCGCCCGCCGAGGACCGCCCCCGCGACCCCCGCAGCATCGCGGGCATCGCCGAGGCCGCGCTGCCCGGTGTGGTGACCTTCCACGTCAAGGGCGGCGGCAAGGAGGGGACGGGCACCGGCTTCGTCCTCGACCGGCGGGGCCACATCCTGACCAACAACCATGTCGTGGAGGCGGCGGCGTCGGGCGGCGACATCTCCGTGACGTTCAGCGGCGGCACGACGGCCGAGGCGGAGATCGTCGGCCGCGACAGCGGCTACGACCTCGCGGTGGTCAGGGTCTCCGGCGTCCGGGGGCTGCGTCCGCTGCGGCTCGGCAACTCCGACTCGGTCCGCGTCGGCGACCCGGTCGTCGCGATCGGCGCCCCGTACGACCTCGCGGGGACCGTCACCTCCGGCATCATCAGCGCCAAGGAGCGCCCGATCACGGCGGGGGGCGGGGACGACGGGGGCAGCGACGTCAGCTATGTGGACGCCATCCAGACGGACGCGCCCATCAACCCCGGGAACTCCGGCGGCCCGCTGATGGACGGGGAGGGCCGGGTCATCGGCATCAACAGCGCGATCCGGGCCGCCGACGACGAGACGGGTCTCGGCGCCAGCCAGGGCGGCAGCATCGGCCTCGGCTTCGCCATCCCGGTCAACCAGGGCAAGCGGGTCGCCGAGGAGCTGATCAACACCGGCCGGGCCACCCACCCCGTGATAGGGGTCACCCTCGACATGCGCTTCACGGGCGACGGCGCCCGGGTCGGCGTGGACGACGGCGACCGTCCCGCGGTCACCCCCGACGGCCCGGGCGACAGGGCGGGCATCCGGGCCGGTGACGTCATCACCGCGGTGAACGGCGCCCGGGTGCACAACGGCGAGGAGCTGATCGTGAAGATCCGCGCGCACCGTCCCGGCGACCGGCTGGAGCTCACCCTGGAGCGGGACGGCCGGGAGCGCACGCTGCGGCTGACCCTCGGGTCGGCGAGCGACGACCGATGA
- a CDS encoding DNA-3-methyladenine glycosylase I → MTGPAAEPVPAGAPLPGPDGLLRCPWGLSAEEYVAYHDTEWGRPVHGDDALFERLCLEAFQSGLSWLTILRRREGFRAAFKNFSIPGVAAFTGEDVERLLGDTRIIRNRAKIEATVANARVAERWEEGELDALVWSYAPAARPAPRTLADVPAATAESAALAKELKKRGFRFVGPTTAYALMQACGLVNDHLAECCARAGGRA, encoded by the coding sequence GTGACCGGCCCGGCCGCCGAACCCGTACCGGCGGGCGCGCCGCTCCCCGGCCCGGACGGCCTGCTCCGCTGCCCCTGGGGCCTCTCCGCCGAGGAGTACGTGGCGTACCACGACACCGAGTGGGGCCGCCCGGTCCACGGCGACGACGCCCTCTTCGAACGGCTGTGCCTTGAGGCGTTCCAGTCCGGGCTGTCCTGGCTGACGATCCTCCGCCGCCGCGAGGGCTTCCGGGCGGCCTTCAAGAACTTCTCGATCCCCGGCGTGGCCGCGTTCACCGGAGAGGACGTGGAGCGGCTGCTCGGCGACACCCGGATCATCCGCAACCGCGCCAAGATCGAGGCGACGGTGGCCAACGCCCGGGTCGCCGAGCGGTGGGAAGAGGGCGAGCTGGACGCGCTGGTCTGGTCGTACGCGCCCGCCGCCCGCCCGGCCCCGCGCACGCTCGCGGACGTCCCCGCCGCCACGGCCGAGTCGGCGGCGCTGGCGAAGGAGCTCAAGAAGCGCGGCTTCCGCTTCGTCGGGCCCACCACCGCCTACGCCCTGATGCAGGCCTGCGGGCTCGTCAACGACCATCTCGCCGAGTGCTGCGCGCGGGCGGGCGGCCGGGCCTGA
- a CDS encoding zf-HC2 domain-containing protein codes for MTGSGGASPAEQHLGDRLAALVDGELGHDMRERVLAHLATCCKCRAEADAQRRLKNVFAEAAPPPPSAGLLARLQSLPAGDGSPESPDGPFGGPVSSPAERGPRPGRSAPGDWFTGGGAEAAVAVSGGARRSGFRVHEFARRPEPSASALAPGVRQGHQQRSRRFAFAAAGAVSLAAFALGGALPLEAAVDGPRGRADTAGAADRPGTAGAGDVVAASVAAGNGSGRSGGATSVDLPQSAAPAGPVTPTPTTHPEQALSRPAPLLPADAALSPLIRHLMNARLSDGLPGSPLGGPALSPSPTTLTGPSAPTRTPEPGNRVAPLAGGATATAFLPPAAR; via the coding sequence GTGACCGGATCGGGCGGTGCGAGCCCCGCCGAGCAGCATCTGGGCGACCGTCTCGCCGCGCTGGTGGACGGGGAGCTCGGTCACGACATGCGCGAGCGGGTGCTCGCCCATCTCGCCACCTGCTGCAAGTGCCGGGCCGAGGCCGACGCCCAGCGGCGGCTGAAGAACGTCTTCGCCGAGGCGGCCCCCCCGCCGCCGTCGGCGGGGCTGCTCGCGCGCCTGCAGAGCCTGCCCGCGGGAGACGGATCACCGGAGAGCCCGGACGGCCCGTTCGGCGGCCCGGTGTCCTCCCCCGCCGAGCGCGGCCCACGGCCCGGCCGGTCCGCACCGGGCGACTGGTTCACCGGCGGCGGGGCCGAGGCCGCCGTGGCCGTGTCCGGCGGGGCCCGGCGGAGCGGCTTCCGCGTCCACGAGTTCGCCCGCCGCCCCGAGCCCTCCGCCTCCGCCCTGGCGCCGGGTGTGCGCCAGGGTCATCAGCAGCGCAGCCGCCGTTTCGCCTTCGCCGCCGCGGGAGCGGTGTCGCTGGCCGCCTTCGCGCTCGGCGGTGCCCTTCCGCTGGAAGCGGCGGTGGACGGTCCGCGAGGCCGGGCCGACACCGCGGGCGCGGCGGACCGGCCCGGCACCGCGGGGGCCGGCGACGTGGTCGCCGCCTCGGTCGCCGCGGGGAACGGTTCCGGCCGCTCCGGCGGCGCCACCAGCGTGGACCTCCCGCAGTCCGCCGCACCGGCCGGCCCGGTGACGCCCACGCCGACCACCCACCCGGAACAGGCGCTGAGCCGGCCCGCTCCGCTGCTCCCCGCCGACGCCGCGCTCTCGCCGCTCATACGCCACCTCATGAACGCCCGGCTGAGCGACGGGCTCCCGGGCTCCCCGCTCGGCGGTCCGGCGCTCTCCCCCTCCCCGACGACGCTCACCGGGCCCTCCGCGCCGACGCGGACCCCCGAACCGGGGAACCGGGTGGCGCCGCTCGCGGGCGGCGCCACGGCCACCGCCTTCCTGCCGCCCGCCGCCCGCTGA
- a CDS encoding DUF3117 domain-containing protein, with translation MAAMKPRTGDGPLEVTKEGRGIVMRVPLEGGGRLVVELTPDEADALGDALKKVVG, from the coding sequence ATGGCGGCCATGAAGCCGCGGACGGGCGACGGCCCGCTCGAGGTGACCAAGGAGGGGCGGGGCATCGTCATGCGCGTTCCGCTCGAAGGCGGCGGTCGGCTCGTCGTCGAACTCACACCCGACGAGGCCGATGCGCTGGGCGACGCTCTGAAGAAGGTCGTCGGCTGA
- a CDS encoding enoyl-CoA hydratase-related protein, with the protein MADTVLHEVTDGLATITLNRPDAMNSLNTEIKEALREALQQAAADSAVRAVLLTGRGRAFCVGQDLKEHIGTLAEARESGVGNSMDTVRRHYNPITEAIAGMPKPVVAAVNGVAAGAGAGFAFAADYRIAAATAAFTTSFAGVALTADSGVSWTLPRLIGHGRAADLLLFPRTVDAHEALDLGMVNRVVPADELTAEAEAVARKLAGGPTLAYAALKESMAYGTTHTLVETLAKEDELQTRAGASEDHAIAVEAFVRKEKPRFTGR; encoded by the coding sequence ATGGCCGACACCGTGCTCCACGAGGTGACCGACGGACTCGCGACGATCACCCTGAATCGTCCCGACGCCATGAACTCCCTGAACACCGAGATCAAGGAGGCCCTGCGGGAGGCCCTCCAGCAGGCCGCGGCGGACTCCGCCGTACGGGCCGTGCTGCTCACGGGCCGGGGCCGGGCCTTCTGCGTCGGCCAGGACCTCAAGGAGCACATCGGCACGCTGGCCGAGGCGCGGGAGTCCGGCGTGGGCAACTCGATGGACACCGTGCGCAGGCACTACAACCCGATCACCGAGGCCATCGCCGGGATGCCCAAGCCCGTGGTCGCCGCGGTCAACGGCGTCGCCGCCGGGGCGGGCGCGGGCTTCGCGTTCGCCGCCGACTACCGGATCGCCGCCGCCACCGCCGCCTTCACCACATCCTTCGCCGGGGTGGCCCTCACCGCCGACTCGGGGGTCTCCTGGACCCTCCCCCGGCTGATCGGCCACGGCCGGGCCGCCGATCTGCTGCTCTTCCCGCGCACCGTGGACGCCCACGAGGCGCTGGACCTGGGCATGGTCAACCGGGTGGTCCCGGCCGACGAGCTCACCGCCGAGGCGGAGGCCGTCGCCCGGAAACTGGCCGGCGGGCCGACCCTCGCCTACGCGGCGCTCAAGGAGTCGATGGCCTACGGGACCACGCACACCCTCGTCGAGACGCTGGCCAAGGAGGACGAGCTCCAGACCCGGGCCGGGGCCTCCGAGGACCACGCGATCGCGGTCGAGGCCTTCGTGCGGAAGGAGAAGCCGCGCTTCACGGGCCGGTGA